The following proteins are co-located in the Vigna angularis cultivar LongXiaoDou No.4 chromosome 2, ASM1680809v1, whole genome shotgun sequence genome:
- the LOC108327769 gene encoding cytochrome b561 and DOMON domain-containing protein At4g12980, whose amino-acid sequence MTSPPSPTLPQILLLLFVLAVSAATPSALTCTTQRLTDSANKLFANCLDLPVLNSFLHWTHDAANASLSVAFQAAPPNPKGWVSWGINPNGVGMVGAQVLAAFKGGDRGAVTVNTLDLKSYSGIVPGKLSFDVWDMRGEEVGGVIRIFAKVKVPEKVESVNHVWQVGPSVTAGRIDRHDFQPANLNSKGILSFSGEQSNVAPAVDPVTKKKNIHGILNAMSWGVLFPLGVIIARYMRTFPSADPAWFYLHVGCQVSAYAIGVAGWGTGMKLGSESEGVQYSVHRNLGIALFCFATLQIFALFLRPVKTHKYRYIWNAYHHSIGYTVVILGIINIFRGFKILHPDEKWKTTYTGVLIALGVVALFLEVITWIIVLRRKSNKSP is encoded by the exons CGACTCCGCCAACAAGCTTTTCGCCAACTGCCTGGACCTCCCCGTGCTGAACTCCTTCCTCCACTGGACCCATGACGCCGCCAACGCCTCCCTCTCGGTGGCCTTCCAGGCGGCGCCGCCTAACCCAAAGGGGTGGGTCTCCTGGGGGATCAACCCCAACGGGGTTGGCATGGTGGGGGCTCAGGTGCTGGCTGCGTTCAAGGGCGGCGACCGCGGCGCGGTGACCGTGAACACGCTTGACTTGAAGTCATACAGCGGCATTGTTCCGGGGAAACTGTCGTTCGACGTGTGGGATATGAGGGGCGAAGAGGTTGGAGGAGTGATTAGGATCTTCGCGAAGGTTAAGGTTCCGGAGAAGGTGGAGAGTGTCAACCACGTGTGGCAGGTGGGGCCCTCCGTTACCGCGGGTAGAATCGATAGGCATGACTTCCAACCCGCCAATTTGAATTCCAAGGGTATTCTTAGCTTCAGTGGGGAACAGAGCAATGTTGCCCCCGCTGTCGACCCCGTCACCAAGAAGAAAAAT ATTCATGGAATTCTGAATGCTATGAGTTGGGGAGTGCTGTTTCCCCTTGGAGTGATCATAGCTAGGTACATGAGAACTTTTCCATCTGCAGATCCAGCTTGGTTCTATCTCCATGTTGGTTGTCAGGTCTCTGCTTATGCCATTGGTGTTGCTGGATGGGGAACTGGTATGAAACTGGGAAGCGAATCAGAAGGGGTTCAGTACAGTGTGCATCGCAATCTTGGAATTGCCCTCTTTTGCTTTGCCACTCTACAG ATTTTCGCATTGTTCTTGAGGCCAGTCAAGACTCACAAGTACAGGTATATATGGAACGCGTATCACCATAGCATTGGGTACACTGTAGTTATCTTGGGAATCATCAACATATTCAGGGGCTTCAAGATCTTGCATCCTGATGAGAAATGGAAAACTACTTACACTGGAGTGCTTATTGCGCTAGGCGTAGTTGCCTTATTCTTGGAAGTCATCACATGGATTATTGTGTTGAGGAGAAAGTCTAACAAGTCTCCCTAA